The Paraburkholderia hospita genome includes a window with the following:
- a CDS encoding YncE family protein, which translates to MKKPLLAVLLVATAVLAACGGGDNSTSTPTSSTPAPAPSKLLTTIAVPNSTTPAFSFDIGYTEAGRYYLADRNNKSVDVVDTKSNTLIAQITGGFTGAGASTDASGPDGIVGVTGTNTLYVGDVDSVKIVDTAAMKTVKTIPISTSGSRVDEGCYDPDDHLVMFASPGETPPYVTFISTTTQAVVSKLTFTGSSGLEACTYDAASKSFLINNDGTTANPTGELDVITASSVASGTPAVSKAFSLGKCEPSGIALGPNSDVLIGCDPSAGNPLITLILDRNTGAQLASIPFGGTDQVAYDPGSNRYFLPARHWVTSGTAAASGFTPQMGVIDGATRKLLYTVAVGTGAHSVAIDSGLGQVYVPFQPGAAAFPNGGISVFATK; encoded by the coding sequence ATGAAAAAACCGTTACTGGCCGTTCTACTCGTGGCGACGGCCGTGCTTGCAGCGTGCGGAGGAGGAGACAACTCCACTTCGACGCCGACTTCATCGACACCCGCCCCCGCGCCGTCCAAGCTGTTGACGACCATCGCCGTGCCAAATTCCACGACGCCGGCGTTCAGTTTCGATATCGGCTACACGGAAGCAGGCAGGTACTATCTGGCGGACCGAAACAACAAATCCGTCGACGTCGTCGATACGAAATCGAACACGCTGATCGCGCAAATTACGGGAGGTTTTACGGGCGCAGGCGCGAGCACGGATGCGTCCGGGCCCGACGGCATCGTCGGTGTGACGGGAACGAACACGCTGTATGTGGGCGACGTCGATTCGGTGAAAATCGTCGATACGGCCGCGATGAAAACGGTCAAGACGATTCCGATCAGTACGTCAGGTTCGCGCGTCGACGAAGGCTGTTACGATCCCGACGATCATCTCGTCATGTTCGCAAGCCCGGGTGAGACGCCGCCGTACGTCACGTTCATCTCGACGACGACGCAAGCAGTCGTATCGAAGCTGACCTTCACCGGCTCATCGGGACTGGAAGCTTGCACGTATGACGCGGCGTCGAAGAGTTTCCTCATCAACAACGACGGAACGACGGCTAATCCGACGGGCGAACTCGACGTCATCACAGCCAGTTCCGTCGCATCGGGTACGCCTGCTGTCAGCAAGGCATTTTCACTCGGCAAATGCGAGCCGTCTGGCATTGCACTCGGGCCTAACAGCGATGTGCTGATCGGCTGCGATCCGTCCGCGGGTAATCCGCTGATCACGTTGATTCTCGACCGCAACACGGGGGCCCAACTTGCGTCGATACCCTTTGGCGGAACGGACCAGGTCGCATACGATCCCGGCTCGAATCGCTATTTCCTGCCGGCGCGCCATTGGGTGACGAGCGGAACGGCGGCGGCATCGGGCTTCACACCCCAGATGGGCGTGATCGACGGCGCGACGCGCAAGCTGCTCTATACCGTCGCGGTAGGCACCGGCGCGCACTCGGTTGCAATCGACAGCGGCCTCGGCCAGGTCTATGTGCCGTTCCAGCCAGGCGCCGCCGCGTTTCCGAACGGCGGAATCTCGGTCTTCGCGACGAAGTAG